A window of the Tachysurus fulvidraco isolate hzauxx_2018 chromosome 6, HZAU_PFXX_2.0, whole genome shotgun sequence genome harbors these coding sequences:
- the LOC113640440 gene encoding CD209 antigen-like protein C, with protein sequence MNNSVSSNNTDVYENIRVTEYATKTQETKSNKGTSEHNTSGHRGYRLGVVCLLVMLVLMLVAIAMLWVKLTTERDRIQTSYNNMTNQRDLLVTSYNNVTAEKDQLEIRYKKLAEERDQFQRKTDELQKKISQNMRDINTPGWKYFSSSIYFISTEKKSWSESRHDCMRRGADLVIINSREEQDFVEVWRRGEGAWIGANDRDIEGVWKWVDGTAVSNGFWSNGEPNNKGDEDCAVSGYRAEPVPNWVDVHCSNEYIWICEKRVNS encoded by the exons ATGAATAATTCAGTTTCCTCAAACAACACAGATGTCTATGAAAATATCCGTGTGACTGAATATGCTACAAAAACGCAGGAGACCAAAAGCAATAAAGGAACTTCAg AACACAACACCTCAGGACACAGAGGTTACAGACTGGGTGTGGTGTGTCTGCTGGTGATGCTTGTTCTCATGCTGGTTGCCATCGCAATGCTGTGGGTCAAGCTGACTACAGAAAGGGACAGGatacagaccagttacaacaaCATGACTAATCAGAGAGACCTGTTAGTGACCAGTTACAACAATGTTACTGCTGAGAAGGATCAGTTAGAGATCAGATACAAAAAATTGGCTGAAGAAAGAGACCAGTTTCAGAGGAAGACTGATGAACTCCAGAAGAAGATTTCTCAAAACA TGAGGGACATTAACACACCAGGATGGAAATACTTCAGCTCTAGTATTTACTTCATTTCTACTGAGAAGAAAAGCTGGAGTGAGAGCAGACATGACTGTATGAGAAGAGGGGCAGATCTGGTGATCATAAACAGCAGAGAGGAACAG GACTTTGTTGAGGTGTGGAGAAGAGGTGAAGGTGCTTGGATCGGTGCAAATGACAGGGACATTGAGGGGGTCTGGAAATGGGTGGATGGCACAGCAGTGTCCAATGG GTTTTGGAGTAATGGGGAACCCAACAACAAAGGTGATGAGGACTGTGCTGTATCTGGCTATCGGGCTGAACCTGTACCAAATTGGGTTGATGTTCACTGTAGTAATGAGTATATCTGGATCTGTGAGAAAAGAGTtaacagctga